From one Dermacentor andersoni chromosome 1, qqDerAnde1_hic_scaffold, whole genome shotgun sequence genomic stretch:
- the P5CS gene encoding delta-1-pyrroline-5-carboxylate synthase: MWLRASARGLAYSSRAGLEPQQRAAGGRRPAAYRSELAAARRVVVKLGTAVLTREDECGLALGRLASIVEQVSQLHNEGREMLVVTSGAVAFGKLRLNREIRMSMSMRETLAQRGERSSRLAAEEAQNPKKRAAAAVGQSGLMALYDAMFNQYGVNIAQVLVTRPDFYNPESRHWLRKTLLELISLNIIPIINTNDAVSSPQLEDLAHSDEVGLTDNDSLAAHLAVQADADLLLMMSDVEGIFTHPPNQDGAKLLHTYNPSFNGTIKFGSKSKAGLGGMESKIKAASWALERGVSVVIGSGFEEMAITRIVQGKRVGTFFTEHRSKMIPLESLAADARKASRTLESLTAAQRSEAVMAMAGVLEERASVVMEANQRDLTAAREQGLSAPMLARLALTPAKLSSLADGLRTIAHMSPNVLGRVVRRTRLAEGMELSQVTVPIGVVLVIFEARPDCLPQLAALAVATANGLLLKGGREAAHTNRCLWELLQECLKPYGVADALALVSTREDVDELLQLEGYIDMVIPRGSNQLVREIQHKSRGIPVLGHSDGICHVYVDREADPRKAMRIVVDSKCDYPAACNAMETLLVHRDHVDGGLLSELCSSLKTRGVSIYSGPRLAQLLTFGPPPAPSMRIEYSGLECAVEVVDSLEEALEHINTHGSSHTDAIVTENKDTAERFLQGADSACVFHNCSTRFADGYRFGLGAEVGISTGRIHARGPVGMEGLLTTKWLLRANGNVVQDFGDSGSSIYLHEQLPTS; encoded by the exons ATGTGGCTGCGAGCGAGCGCCCGTGGCCTGGCCTACAGCAGCCGCGCCGGGCTGGAGCCACAGCAGCGAGCCGCGGGCGGTCGGAGGCCGGCGGCGTACCGCAGCGAACTGGCGGCCGCGCGACGTGTGGTGGTCAAGCTCGGCACTGCGGTGCTGACGCGCGAGGACGAGTGCGGCCTGGCGCTGGGTCGGCTCGCCTCCATCGTGGAGCAGGTGTCGCAGCTCCACAACGAGGGCCGCGAGATGCTCGTGGTGACCAGCGGCGCCGTGGCGTTCGGCAAGCTGCGGCTCAACCGCGAGATTCGCATGTCCATGTCTATGCGCGAGACGCTGGCTCAGCGTGGCGAGAGGAGCTCGAGGCTAGCCGCCGAGGAGGCGCAAAACCCCAAGAAGCGGGCCGCAGCTGCTGTAGGTCAGAGCGGGCTGATGGCTCTCTACGACGCCATGTTCAACCAGTACGGAGTCAACATCGCCCAAGTGCTAGTCACTCGGCCAGACTTCTACAACCCGGAAAGCAGGCACTGGCTGCGCAAGACGTTGCTGGAGCTCATCAGCCTTAACATCATACCCATCATCAACACCAACGACGCTGTGTCCTCGCCGCAGCTCGAGGATCTG GCACATAGCGACGAAGTGGGCCTGACCGACAACGACAGCCTTGCGGCCCACCTGGCCGTCCAGGCAGATGCCGACCTCCTGCTCATGATGTCCGACGTGGAAGGAATCTTCACACACCCTCCAAACCAGGACGGTGCAAAACTTCTACACACTTACAACCCTTCATTCAACGGGACCATCAAGTTCGGGTCCAAATCTAAGGCAGGCCTCGGAGGCATGGAGTCCAAA ATCAAGGCAGCTTCGTGGGCGCTCGAGCGCGGCGTGTCAGTGGTTATTGGCAGTGGCTTCGAGGAAATGGCCATCACGCGCATCGTGCAAGGCAAGCGCGTGGGCACTTTCTTCACCGAGCACCGCTCCAAGATGATCCCCCTCGAGTCGCTGGCCGCCGACGCACGAAAGGCCAGCCGCACACTGGAGTCCTTGACAGCGGCGCAGCGCTCAGAGGCAGTGATGGCCATGGCTGGTGTTCTGGAAGAACGCGCGTCAGTCGTAATGGAAGCCAACCAGCGCGACTTAACCGCAGCGCGGGAGCAGGGCCTCAGTGCACCTATGCTGGCGCGCCTCGCCCTGACGCCAGCCAAGCTGTCTTCGTTGGCTGACGGACTGCGCACTATCGCACACATGTCTCCTAATGTGCTGGGCCGCGTCgtgcgcaggacgcgcctggCTGAAGGCATGGAGCTGAGCCAGGTGACGGTGCCCATCGGCGTTGTGCTCGTCATTTTTGAGGCTCGCCCGGATTGCTTGCCGCAGTTGGCCGCACTTGCGGTGGCAACAGCCAACGGACTTTTGCTCAAAGGTGGTCGTGAAGCCGCTCATACGAACCGCTGTCTCTGGGAGCTCCTGCAGGAGTGTTTGAAGCCGTACGGCGTTGCCGACGCTCTCGCCCTTGTCAGCACGCGTGAAGACGTAGACGAACTGCTTCAGCTCGAGGGGTACATCGACATGGTTATACCCAGGGGCTCAAACCAGTTGGTGCGCGAAATTCAGCATAAAAGCCGTGGCATTCCCGTTCTAGGTCACAGCGACGGCATCTGTCACGTGTACGTGGACCGAGAAGCGGACCCGCGAAAGGCCATGCGTATTGTGGTGGACTCTAAGTGCGACTACCCGGCAGCCTGCAACGCCATGGAAACCTTGTTGGTGCACCGTGACCACGTGGACGGCGGCTTGCTCTCGGAGTTGTGCTCTTCGCTCAAGACGCGTGGTGTGAGCATATACTCGGGCCCTCGCTTAGCGCAACTGCTCACCTTTGGACCACCGCCGGCCCCCTCCATGCGCATCGAATACAGCGGGCTCGAGTGTGCCGTCGAGGTGGTCGACTCTCTCGAAGAGGCTCTCGAGCACATCAACACGCATGGCAGCTCTCACACAGACGCAATCGTCACGGAGAACA AGGATACAGCAGAGCGGTTTCTTCAGGGAGCAGACAGTGCCTGTGTCTTCCACAACTGCAGCACGCGGTTCGCTGACGGCTATCGCTTTGGGCTAG GTGccgaggtgggcatcagcacggGTCGAATCCATGCCAGGGGACCCGTGGGCATGGAGGGACTGCTCACCACCAAGTGGTTGCTCAGGGCGAACGGGAACGTGGTCCAGGACTTCGGAGACTCGGGCTCCTCGATTTACTTGCACGAGCAGCTTCCCACGTCCTGA